A section of the Stenotrophomonas sp. 364 genome encodes:
- a CDS encoding cation:proton antiporter, with protein MEADTTGGMRRGGLAWRYLGWVGLPLLVGLGLARYAGPTVAVQVERAQSSLGADWAAHLHAPLGLFLMQLLVLLLVAKGAGWLFRRFGQPGVIGEMAAGLMMGPLVLGALLPQVHGALFPAASLGSLGLLSQLGVLMFLLVAGAELDLGGLRGRRRFAFVVSHAGIAVPFLLGVALAIWLYGAHAPSGIGFTGFALFVGISLSITAFPVLLRILADRGMTSTPLGQTAIACAALGDATAWCLLALIVAAAQAQGWVPAALNLVCVVVFVGVMLGLVRPWFSRQMIAAGQEGRWLLVMLLMALGCALVTEMLGIHALFGAFAAGVAVSGNATLRHTVATKVEPFAVTLLLPLFFAMTGLRMRADALQASDLLLCVVVIAVATLGKLFGTWSAARSAGMGTHEAWKLGALMNTRGLMELIVLNLGYELGFLGDRLFAVLVIMALVTTAMTGPLLSLIERCRR; from the coding sequence ATGGAAGCAGATACCACCGGCGGCATGCGCCGCGGCGGGCTGGCCTGGCGGTACCTGGGCTGGGTGGGGTTGCCGTTGCTGGTAGGCCTGGGCCTGGCGCGGTACGCCGGCCCGACGGTGGCGGTGCAGGTAGAACGGGCGCAATCGTCGCTGGGCGCCGACTGGGCCGCGCACCTGCACGCCCCGCTGGGCCTGTTCCTGATGCAGCTGCTGGTGCTGCTGCTGGTGGCCAAGGGCGCCGGCTGGCTGTTCCGGCGTTTTGGCCAACCGGGCGTGATCGGCGAGATGGCCGCCGGGCTGATGATGGGCCCGCTGGTATTGGGGGCGCTGTTGCCGCAGGTGCACGGCGCGCTGTTTCCGGCCGCCTCGCTGGGGTCGCTGGGGCTGCTCAGCCAGCTGGGCGTGCTGATGTTCCTGCTGGTGGCCGGTGCCGAACTGGACCTGGGCGGGCTGCGCGGCCGCCGACGGTTTGCGTTCGTGGTCAGCCATGCCGGTATCGCGGTGCCGTTCTTACTGGGCGTGGCCCTGGCGATCTGGTTGTACGGCGCGCACGCACCCAGCGGGATCGGGTTTACCGGCTTCGCCCTGTTTGTGGGCATTTCACTGAGCATCACCGCGTTCCCGGTGCTGCTGCGGATCCTGGCCGACCGGGGCATGACCAGCACGCCGTTGGGCCAGACCGCCATCGCCTGCGCCGCGCTCGGCGATGCCACCGCGTGGTGCCTGCTGGCGCTGATCGTGGCGGCCGCGCAGGCACAGGGTTGGGTGCCGGCGGCGCTCAACCTGGTGTGTGTGGTGGTGTTCGTCGGTGTGATGCTGGGCCTGGTGCGGCCGTGGTTCTCGCGGCAGATGATTGCAGCCGGCCAGGAAGGCCGCTGGCTGCTGGTGATGCTGCTGATGGCGCTGGGCTGCGCGCTGGTCACTGAAATGCTGGGCATCCATGCGCTGTTTGGCGCGTTCGCCGCCGGCGTGGCGGTGTCGGGCAACGCCACCCTGCGGCATACGGTGGCCACCAAGGTCGAACCGTTCGCGGTCACGCTGCTGCTGCCGCTGTTCTTTGCCATGACCGGTCTGCGCATGCGTGCCGATGCGCTGCAGGCCAGCGACTTGCTGCTGTGCGTGGTGGTGATCGCGGTGGCCACGCTGGGCAAGCTGTTCGGTACCTGGAGCGCGGCGCGCAGCGCGGGCATGGGCACCCATGAGGCGTGGAAGCTGGGCGCGTTGATGAACACCCGCGGCCTGATGGAGCTGATCGTGCTGAACCTGGGGTACGAACTGGGTTTCCTCGGCGACCGCCTGTTCGCGGTGCTGGTCATCATGGCGCTGGTCACCACGGCGATGACCGGGCCGTTGTTGAGCCTGATCGAACGTTGCCGACGCTGA
- the asnB gene encoding asparagine synthase B: MCSIFGIFGLQAGDDLPTLRRHALDLSQRQRHRGPDWSGVYVDAGTILVHERLAIVDPAGGSQPLLSADGQLALAVNGEIYNHTELKAELAQPYAFQTGSDCEVINALYREDSPASFLNRLNGIFAFALWDRDQQRVLIARDPIGVVPLYWGHDKDGRLVVASELKSLVDICADAAQFPPGHWYDSATDTLTRYYERPWRDYDAVEGVEADRVELREAFERAVHRQLMTDVPYGVLLSGGLDSSLVAAVAARYARHRIEDGDQSEAWWPRLHSFAIGLKGSPDLAAAAIAAEALGTVHHGFEYTFEEGLDALPEVIRHVETYDVTTIRASTPMFLLARRIKAMGVKMVLSGEGSDEIFGGYLYFHKAPNAREFHEELVRKLDALNNYDCLRANKSMMAWGVEPRVPFLDREFLDVAMRIDAKHKMVGQGPQGARRIEKAVLREAFEGYLPESILWRQKEQFSDGVGYGWIDGLKAHAEAQISDRVMAAADKRFVHNPPQTKEAYYYRHVFEQYFPTQAAAETVPGGKSIACSSPAAIAWDASFATMADPSGRAVAGVHEQALA, encoded by the coding sequence TATTTTCGGCCTGCAGGCCGGCGACGACCTTCCCACCCTGCGCCGCCATGCGCTGGACCTTTCCCAGCGCCAACGCCATCGCGGCCCGGACTGGAGCGGGGTGTACGTCGATGCCGGCACCATCCTGGTGCATGAGCGGCTGGCCATCGTCGACCCGGCCGGCGGCTCGCAGCCGCTGCTGTCGGCGGACGGCCAGCTGGCCCTGGCGGTCAACGGCGAGATCTACAACCACACCGAACTGAAGGCCGAGCTGGCCCAGCCCTACGCGTTCCAGACCGGTTCGGACTGCGAGGTGATCAACGCGCTGTACCGCGAGGACAGCCCGGCCTCGTTCCTCAACCGCCTCAACGGCATCTTCGCCTTCGCGCTGTGGGACCGCGACCAGCAGCGCGTGCTGATCGCGCGCGATCCGATCGGCGTGGTGCCGCTGTACTGGGGCCACGACAAGGACGGCCGCCTGGTGGTCGCCTCGGAGCTGAAGTCGCTGGTGGACATCTGCGCCGATGCCGCGCAGTTCCCGCCGGGCCACTGGTACGACAGCGCCACCGATACGCTCACCCGCTACTACGAGCGCCCGTGGCGTGACTACGACGCGGTGGAAGGCGTGGAGGCCGACCGGGTGGAACTGCGCGAAGCCTTCGAGCGCGCGGTGCACCGCCAGCTGATGACCGACGTGCCCTACGGCGTGCTGCTGTCCGGCGGCCTGGATTCCTCGCTGGTGGCGGCCGTGGCCGCGCGCTACGCACGGCACCGCATCGAGGATGGCGACCAGAGCGAAGCGTGGTGGCCGCGCTTGCATTCGTTCGCCATCGGCTTGAAGGGCTCGCCGGACCTGGCCGCCGCGGCCATCGCCGCCGAGGCGTTGGGCACCGTGCACCACGGCTTCGAGTACACCTTCGAAGAAGGCCTGGACGCACTGCCGGAGGTGATCCGCCACGTGGAAACCTACGACGTCACCACCATCCGCGCCTCCACGCCGATGTTCCTGCTGGCGCGGCGGATCAAGGCAATGGGGGTAAAGATGGTGCTGTCCGGCGAGGGCAGCGACGAGATCTTCGGCGGCTACCTGTACTTCCACAAGGCACCCAACGCACGCGAATTCCACGAAGAGCTGGTGCGCAAGCTCGATGCGCTCAACAACTACGATTGTCTGCGCGCCAACAAGTCGATGATGGCCTGGGGCGTGGAGCCGCGCGTGCCATTCCTGGACCGCGAATTCCTCGATGTGGCCATGCGCATCGACGCCAAACACAAGATGGTCGGGCAGGGACCGCAGGGCGCACGCCGGATCGAAAAGGCGGTGCTGCGCGAAGCGTTCGAAGGGTACCTGCCCGAGTCGATCCTGTGGCGGCAGAAGGAGCAGTTCAGCGATGGCGTCGGCTATGGCTGGATCGACGGGCTGAAGGCGCACGCCGAGGCGCAGATCAGCGACCGGGTGATGGCCGCGGCCGACAAGCGCTTCGTGCACAACCCGCCGCAGACCAAGGAGGCGTACTACTACCGCCACGTGTTCGAGCAGTACTTCCCGACCCAGGCCGCGGCGGAAACGGTGCCCGGTGGCAAGTCGATCGCGTGCTCCTCGCCGGCGGCGATCGCCTGGGACGCCAGCTTCGCCACGATGGCCGATCCGTCGGGGCGTGCAGTGGCCGGGGTGCACGAGCAGGCGCTGGCCTGA